The Chryseolinea soli genome contains a region encoding:
- a CDS encoding head GIN domain-containing protein: MQKYIKTLSVSLCLLVVALTGCNHTEDPGPLQESTETYSLVDFDRLEMGSAFNIRVEQANTFSIEIRGDRRNLNDLDVFKSGSTLIIKFDDNANRHHDTYITITMPTLKEVNFSGATESRIIGFESDEDLNIYLSGASVSQLDAGYRKVNLVLSGASSLHLFGLGDELKAEVSGASVLSAFDYPVGKADINISGASSGKVTVSDELKAVAGGASSILYRGNPSVNSNVSGASSVQKD, translated from the coding sequence ATGCAGAAGTACATCAAAACGCTCTCGGTCTCACTATGTCTCCTCGTGGTCGCGCTGACGGGCTGCAACCATACCGAGGATCCCGGCCCTCTGCAGGAATCCACGGAAACCTACTCCCTCGTAGACTTCGATCGCCTGGAAATGGGTAGTGCCTTCAACATTCGTGTGGAGCAAGCCAACACGTTTAGCATCGAAATCCGCGGCGATCGCCGCAACCTGAACGACCTCGACGTATTCAAAAGCGGCAGCACGCTCATCATCAAATTCGATGACAACGCCAACCGCCATCACGATACCTACATCACCATCACCATGCCCACGCTGAAGGAAGTGAACTTCTCCGGCGCTACCGAATCCCGGATCATCGGCTTCGAAAGCGACGAGGATCTGAACATTTACCTTTCGGGCGCATCGGTATCACAACTGGACGCGGGCTATCGCAAGGTCAACCTCGTGCTGTCTGGTGCCTCCAGCCTGCATCTCTTCGGGTTAGGCGATGAATTGAAAGCGGAAGTGTCGGGTGCATCGGTTTTGAGTGCGTTTGATTATCCCGTGGGCAAGGCCGACATCAATATATCGGGGGCCAGTAGCGGGAAGGTTACGGTTTCGGATGAGCTCAAGGCCGTTGCCGGAGGTGCCAGTTCTATTTTGTATCGCGGAAATCCTTCGGTGAACTCCAATGTGTCGGGTGCGAGCAGCGTTCAAAAGGATTAA